The following proteins come from a genomic window of Paenibacillus spongiae:
- a CDS encoding Gfo/Idh/MocA family protein, with protein sequence MSKKKKYVLVGSGGRAQFFYGAIAKEYRDTSELLAFCDTNQTRMDYANRVLANHYGYPQVRTYKAEQFDAMIEQEKPDAVIVTSVDRTHHTYIIRAMELGCDVITEKPMTVDERKCQDILDAVERTGRSVRVTFNYRYAPHHTKVRELIEDGTIGKVTSVHFEWLLDTQHGADYFRRWHRDKRNSGGLLVHKSTHHFDLVNFWIGSEPDTVFSMGDLLFYGKENAERRGVTRFYDRATGNPNAKDDPFALHLDTNDYLKALYLDAEKEDGYRRDQSVFGDGISIEDTMGVMVRYKNNAILTYSLNAYMPWEGYRIAFNGTKGRLELTVVESSYVNSGGDKALEGALKGKTMTVFPMFEAPYKVEVEEGVGGHGGGDPVLLNDIFGTPVEDRYKRAANHIDGARSILTGIAANRSIRTGQPVKVEDLVKFH encoded by the coding sequence ATGAGCAAGAAGAAAAAATATGTTCTGGTCGGTTCTGGCGGCAGAGCGCAGTTTTTCTACGGGGCAATTGCCAAGGAATACAGGGATACGTCGGAGCTGCTTGCATTCTGCGATACGAATCAGACCCGCATGGACTACGCGAACAGAGTACTGGCCAACCATTACGGCTATCCGCAGGTCCGCACCTACAAAGCGGAGCAGTTCGATGCGATGATCGAACAGGAGAAGCCGGATGCCGTCATTGTGACAAGCGTAGACCGCACCCACCACACGTACATCATCCGCGCCATGGAGCTCGGCTGCGATGTCATTACCGAGAAACCGATGACCGTGGATGAGCGCAAATGCCAGGACATTCTCGACGCGGTCGAGCGTACGGGACGCAGCGTCCGCGTCACGTTCAACTACCGTTATGCCCCGCATCATACGAAGGTGCGCGAATTGATCGAGGACGGCACGATCGGGAAGGTGACCTCCGTCCATTTTGAATGGCTGCTGGATACGCAGCACGGAGCGGACTATTTCCGCCGCTGGCATCGCGACAAGCGCAATAGCGGAGGGCTTCTCGTGCACAAATCGACCCATCATTTCGACCTCGTCAATTTCTGGATCGGCTCTGAGCCGGATACGGTATTCTCGATGGGCGATCTGCTCTTCTACGGCAAGGAGAATGCTGAGCGGCGCGGCGTGACCCGCTTCTATGACCGTGCAACGGGCAATCCGAACGCGAAGGACGATCCGTTCGCGCTTCATCTGGATACCAACGATTATCTCAAGGCGCTGTACTTGGATGCCGAGAAGGAAGACGGGTACAGGCGAGACCAGAGCGTGTTCGGCGACGGCATCAGCATCGAGGATACGATGGGCGTAATGGTCCGGTACAAGAACAATGCGATTCTGACTTATTCGCTCAATGCCTACATGCCTTGGGAAGGCTACCGCATCGCCTTTAACGGCACGAAGGGCCGGCTCGAGCTGACCGTCGTCGAGAGCTCCTATGTCAATTCCGGCGGCGACAAGGCACTGGAAGGCGCGCTCAAAGGGAAAACGATGACGGTGTTTCCGATGTTCGAGGCTCCTTATAAGGTGGAGGTTGAAGAAGGCGTCGGCGGACATGGCGGAGGAGATCCGGTGCTGCTCAACGATATTTTTGGCACGCCGGTGGAGGATCGGTATAAGCGTGCGGCGAATCATATTGATGGAGCGCGTTCGATTCTGACAGGCATTGCGGCCAACCGTTCCATACGGACCGGACAGCCTGTCAAGGTTGAGGATCTGGTCAAATTTCATTGA
- a CDS encoding DMT family transporter, whose amino-acid sequence MIVALLLVLCSGLTHAVWNLFTKTSKNKRVFLWWIHIFATVALLPNFVLELSKGGFGYRGILLMLGSLMFQCLYILLLPRAYERGDMSRTYPIMRGTGALLVPVVSVWLYGESLSIIGWLGVLSIAAGLFVIGGFAGKREKGEHSVLYFLIPAFMNGLCITGYVLIDKSLLDYLSPLSLLELGNIAYILILTPLVLRSGEMKKELAINWRTIAVGAFLSPGSYFLFLLAVNIAPLSHVAPIREMGTVFGTLLGVFLLKEANGWQRIAMSGVITAGVISIGFWGTP is encoded by the coding sequence ATGATCGTCGCATTGCTGCTTGTTCTATGCTCCGGTTTAACGCATGCGGTATGGAATCTGTTCACGAAAACGAGTAAGAATAAGCGGGTCTTTCTATGGTGGATTCATATTTTCGCTACGGTGGCGCTGCTCCCGAATTTCGTCTTGGAGCTAAGTAAGGGCGGATTCGGTTACAGGGGGATTCTCTTGATGTTGGGCTCGCTGATGTTTCAATGCCTGTACATTCTGCTGCTCCCAAGAGCCTATGAACGCGGCGACATGTCGCGGACGTATCCGATCATGAGGGGAACCGGGGCGCTGCTGGTGCCTGTCGTCAGCGTATGGCTGTACGGCGAATCGTTGTCGATTATCGGGTGGCTGGGCGTCTTGAGCATTGCAGCAGGCTTGTTCGTCATCGGCGGATTCGCCGGGAAGCGGGAGAAGGGGGAGCATTCGGTGCTCTACTTCCTTATACCGGCCTTCATGAACGGTCTGTGCATTACCGGCTACGTCCTCATTGACAAGTCGCTGCTGGATTACTTGTCCCCCTTGTCGCTGCTGGAGCTCGGCAATATCGCCTATATCCTTATTCTGACCCCGCTCGTGCTGCGCTCGGGCGAGATGAAGAAGGAACTCGCGATCAATTGGCGGACGATCGCGGTTGGCGCCTTCTTGTCCCCGGGGTCGTATTTCTTGTTCCTGCTCGCGGTTAACATTGCGCCGTTATCGCATGTAGCGCCAATTCGCGAGATGGGCACCGTATTCGGAACACTGCTCGGCGTCTTCCTGCTGAAGGAAGCCAACGGCTGGCAGAGAATCGCCATGTCGGGGGTGATTACCGCAGGCGTTATCTCCATTGGATTTTGGGGAACGCCTTAA
- a CDS encoding creatininase family protein gives MLWENLTVQQFEDAVMATNRVCVLPIGCLEKHGDHLPLGTDMMIARAVVEKTAEIEPIVIFPYYIFGQVSEVKHYAGTVALNSEMQLRLLSEVCKEIRRNGFDKIILANGHGGNNNMLKYFAQTMLDEPKDYVVYTYDLWELNAEQLHYLDSHFETPGEYGHADHMETSEIMHIDPSLVYMDRLNPGEWNSQGRARWLAEHNVTAGIHWYTEFPNQIAGDPSLSIAEYGKAYIEFCAQNFAEALRQIKKDETVLKLQTEFFDRCDEVARIPGAAKKDSE, from the coding sequence ATGCTGTGGGAAAACTTAACCGTCCAACAATTCGAAGATGCCGTCATGGCGACCAACCGGGTCTGCGTGCTGCCCATCGGCTGTCTGGAGAAACATGGCGACCATCTGCCGCTTGGCACGGATATGATGATTGCGCGAGCGGTTGTCGAGAAAACGGCTGAAATCGAGCCGATCGTTATTTTTCCGTATTATATCTTCGGTCAAGTCTCGGAGGTGAAGCATTACGCGGGCACGGTCGCATTGAACAGCGAGATGCAGCTGCGGCTTCTGAGCGAGGTTTGCAAGGAGATCCGGCGCAACGGCTTCGACAAAATCATTCTTGCCAACGGTCACGGGGGCAACAATAACATGCTGAAGTATTTTGCCCAAACGATGCTCGACGAGCCCAAGGATTATGTCGTCTACACGTACGATTTATGGGAATTAAATGCCGAGCAGCTTCATTATCTGGACAGCCATTTCGAAACCCCTGGCGAATACGGGCATGCGGATCATATGGAAACCTCCGAGATCATGCATATTGATCCTTCGCTTGTTTACATGGACCGGTTAAACCCCGGCGAGTGGAATTCACAAGGCAGAGCGCGTTGGCTCGCGGAACATAACGTAACGGCCGGCATCCATTGGTATACGGAATTTCCGAACCAAATCGCCGGCGATCCGTCCTTGTCGATAGCGGAATACGGCAAAGCTTACATTGAATTCTGCGCGCAGAATTTCGCGGAGGCCCTCAGACAGATCAAGAAGGACGAAACCGTTCTGAAGCTGCAGACGGAGTTTTTCGACCGCTGCGACGAGGTCGCAAGGATTCCAGGCGCTGCAAAGAAGGACAGCGAATGA
- a CDS encoding AraC family transcriptional regulator encodes MTYPDMMKHGSAADPFYVEYARRIEPYNMRQNHFHPYYEMYYLLSGSRVYFVKDASYLVQAGDLVFIRKNEVHKTTQAGDSSHQRIVIYFDDRYIREWTDSQAKLLLSPFAPDNPVVRLPGEAKLQVDAHIRRMMNELRDEPAGCELYLSQALNDILLLCARFLQTNIPVKPGGTSAIHDKISEVARYLNANYAETVHIHDLSKRFYVSPYYLSRVFKEVTGFTIIDYLNLTRVKEAQRLLHETSMSITDISSAVGFGNFSHFGKTFKKITRSSPREYRQGKAAHRSAPGHRG; translated from the coding sequence ATGACCTACCCCGACATGATGAAGCACGGGTCGGCAGCCGATCCATTCTACGTTGAATATGCCAGACGAATCGAGCCTTACAACATGCGGCAAAACCATTTCCACCCCTACTATGAAATGTACTATTTGCTATCGGGGTCGAGGGTCTACTTCGTCAAGGATGCGTCCTACCTGGTTCAAGCAGGAGACCTGGTCTTCATCCGGAAGAACGAGGTGCATAAGACGACGCAGGCGGGAGACTCGTCGCACCAGCGCATCGTCATCTATTTCGATGACCGTTATATCCGCGAATGGACTGATTCGCAAGCCAAGCTGCTGCTCAGCCCGTTCGCGCCGGATAACCCTGTTGTCCGCCTTCCCGGAGAAGCAAAGCTTCAGGTCGACGCGCATATCCGCCGCATGATGAATGAGCTGCGCGATGAGCCGGCTGGGTGCGAGCTGTACTTGAGCCAGGCTCTTAATGATATCCTGCTTCTGTGCGCCCGGTTCCTGCAGACGAATATTCCGGTGAAGCCGGGCGGCACCTCCGCCATTCATGACAAGATTTCCGAGGTGGCCCGCTATTTGAATGCCAATTACGCCGAGACCGTGCATATTCACGACTTATCGAAGCGGTTCTATGTCAGTCCCTACTATTTGAGCCGCGTCTTCAAGGAAGTGACCGGCTTTACCATTATCGATTATTTGAATCTGACTCGCGTGAAGGAAGCGCAGCGGCTGCTGCATGAAACCTCGATGTCCATTACGGACATCTCCTCCGCCGTCGGCTTCGGCAATTTCTCGCATTTCGGCAAGACGTTCAAAAAAATTACGCGCTCCTCGCCGCGGGAATACCGGCAGGGCAAAGCGGCTCACCGTTCTGCACCGGGACACCGGGGGTAG
- a CDS encoding carboxypeptidase regulatory-like domain-containing protein yields MKMKIKVKVKHLVLTLLALGALILLTDNVLLPQWRHLAAGGQPAEGTDGIGSKAELLEALAHPKNDKQKWLLIRDYIIENGAESIVRDVDLTVGPGFTQSGGGVTGEHSLKDPLSWAERLPYLEQYVEGGPVDGYYVRAAKQVAFYYGNYGQPDKAIEQLELANKRINDAPSHDNYYVKEIWLAQAKLLAEQDDKAAALETLDRLTKAYAASDTHLNGEIVRIRAQLLMSEGNLKEALAQVKRQVKEEKQFWEEVTKDFLGKEAPLSLMAEQLTMLRDELERVLKQGGEVSEVSGTVKRSDGTPMPGVAVFLRQREAVNHSVLEGEPYQTVTGADGSFSFRGVLEGSYQIFLGFKYDQIDGYTWPVEPDTWIDVKGGAASAEQLIVLTPLIELMSPVNQQNVTGSDIEFRWEEIEGAAYYNLEGAIPIKNGSVHPTIRTHVKGNQIRIPLEELYETVAGISFGETGDWRSVSPEPLLGFADTENRFSWGVQAFDANGRLLTRSGGYRLREETVGNLPFFYIKERTMTKADHLLRKGKMDEAFDAYKEDYEQDAGDVHSLQMMIRMLEAKVSVMDEKRYEDEALTYLQKLGELRPSAAVLSRLAGYYYEREDWPAYHEAIAEYLRVSPVPLNEYEQSVYATALMRQGKLEEALGRYKQALQKDISHRFVGNYVAILIYSNKTLLPAIEAAEQYPERSYGPEKNDWSELLRNMQEEGEQFKDPQAANKPVAGQAGRIGEGLAGQKAGNGDGWEAYRMELNRQLDLYFQGEEEKLETWLSEAAGTPAMKNFIRALLTVG; encoded by the coding sequence ATGAAGATGAAAATAAAGGTTAAAGTAAAGCATCTCGTGCTGACGCTTCTCGCTCTCGGCGCCCTGATTCTGCTAACGGACAACGTGCTTCTTCCGCAATGGAGACACCTTGCCGCAGGGGGGCAGCCTGCGGAAGGGACGGACGGGATCGGCAGTAAGGCGGAGCTGCTGGAAGCTCTCGCTCATCCTAAGAATGACAAACAGAAGTGGTTGTTAATTCGCGACTATATCATCGAAAATGGGGCCGAGTCGATTGTAAGGGATGTCGATCTAACTGTAGGCCCCGGATTCACGCAAAGCGGAGGAGGCGTCACGGGTGAGCACAGCTTGAAAGACCCGTTAAGCTGGGCCGAGAGGCTGCCTTATCTGGAGCAGTACGTAGAGGGTGGTCCGGTCGACGGCTATTATGTGCGGGCAGCCAAACAGGTTGCCTTCTATTACGGAAATTACGGGCAGCCGGATAAGGCGATTGAGCAGCTGGAACTTGCCAATAAGCGGATAAACGATGCTCCCTCGCACGATAATTATTACGTGAAAGAAATTTGGCTGGCGCAGGCCAAGCTGCTCGCGGAACAGGACGATAAGGCCGCCGCACTGGAGACATTGGACCGGCTGACGAAAGCGTATGCGGCTTCGGATACGCATCTGAACGGCGAGATCGTTCGGATCCGGGCCCAGCTGCTGATGAGCGAAGGGAATTTGAAGGAGGCGCTCGCTCAGGTTAAGCGGCAGGTTAAGGAGGAAAAGCAATTTTGGGAGGAGGTCACGAAGGACTTCCTGGGGAAGGAAGCTCCTCTGTCGCTGATGGCGGAGCAGCTGACGATGCTTCGAGACGAACTGGAGCGGGTGCTGAAGCAAGGGGGCGAAGTATCTGAAGTCTCGGGAACGGTCAAGCGCAGCGATGGAACGCCGATGCCGGGGGTTGCCGTTTTCTTGCGGCAGCGGGAAGCGGTGAACCACAGTGTGCTCGAAGGCGAGCCTTATCAAACCGTAACCGGAGCGGATGGAAGCTTCTCCTTCCGGGGCGTTCTTGAAGGAAGCTACCAAATCTTCCTCGGATTTAAATACGATCAGATCGACGGCTATACTTGGCCTGTCGAACCCGACACCTGGATTGATGTGAAGGGAGGAGCTGCTTCGGCGGAGCAACTTATCGTCCTCACGCCGCTCATTGAGCTAATGTCACCCGTCAATCAGCAGAACGTGACCGGATCCGATATCGAATTCCGTTGGGAGGAGATTGAGGGTGCCGCTTATTATAACCTGGAGGGTGCGATCCCGATTAAAAATGGATCTGTTCACCCAACGATTCGTACACATGTGAAGGGCAATCAGATCCGGATTCCGCTGGAGGAGCTCTATGAAACGGTAGCGGGTATTTCCTTTGGCGAGACCGGTGATTGGCGATCGGTTTCTCCAGAGCCTCTGCTTGGGTTCGCCGATACGGAAAACCGGTTCTCATGGGGCGTGCAGGCCTTCGATGCGAACGGACGTCTGCTGACGCGGAGCGGCGGGTACCGGCTGCGGGAGGAAACGGTAGGGAACTTGCCCTTCTTCTATATCAAAGAGCGTACGATGACGAAGGCCGACCACCTGCTTCGGAAGGGCAAAATGGATGAGGCGTTTGACGCGTACAAAGAAGACTACGAGCAGGACGCGGGCGATGTCCACAGCTTGCAGATGATGATCCGAATGCTGGAAGCGAAGGTATCCGTGATGGATGAGAAGCGGTATGAGGACGAGGCGCTGACCTATCTGCAGAAGCTGGGGGAGCTCCGGCCTTCGGCAGCCGTGTTAAGCCGGCTCGCCGGTTATTATTACGAGCGAGAGGATTGGCCCGCTTATCACGAGGCCATTGCTGAATATCTCCGTGTAAGCCCAGTGCCGCTGAACGAGTATGAACAGTCCGTCTATGCGACGGCGCTCATGAGACAGGGGAAGCTGGAGGAAGCGCTGGGGCGATATAAGCAGGCGCTTCAGAAGGATATCAGCCACCGGTTCGTCGGCAATTATGTGGCGATCCTCATTTACTCGAACAAGACCCTGCTTCCGGCCATCGAAGCTGCCGAGCAATATCCGGAGCGGAGTTACGGCCCGGAGAAGAACGATTGGAGCGAGCTCTTGCGGAACATGCAGGAGGAGGGAGAACAGTTCAAGGACCCCCAAGCAGCTAATAAGCCGGTGGCTGGCCAGGCAGGTCGGATTGGAGAGGGTCTGGCTGGTCAGAAGGCGGGGAATGGTGACGGCTGGGAAGCTTACCGAATGGAGCTGAACCGTCAGCTTGACCTGTATTTCCAGGGCGAAGAGGAGAAGCTGGAGACTTGGTTGTCCGAAGCTGCAGGGACGCCGGCCATGAAGAATTTCATTCGCGCGCTGCTGACTGTCGGCTAG
- the uxaC gene encoding glucuronate isomerase, whose protein sequence is MKPFLDNNFLLTNEVAERLYHEVAAKQPIIDYHCHLNPQEIYENKRFNNLTELWLYGDHYKWRAMRANGIAEPLVTGGDGVSDYDRFLAWARTVPNTLGNPLYHWSHLELQRYFGIHDLINEKNAPSIWERANAQLQTNAFTVRELIRRSDVRVICTTDDPADTLEYHIGIRELEDFDCAVLPSFRPDKSLEIRRDTFLPWIQRMEKATGSAIADYDGLLAALGERANFFHEAGCLVSDHALDIVPFEETTAQEVSAIFAKALSGQPVSAEEERKYKTHTMLFLGRLYAKLGWTMQLHIHASRNNNSRMFGAIGPDTGYDAIHDGQLAYPLARLLDLLESEGSLPKTILYSLNPKDYYVMSTIMGSFQDGSAPGKMQLGSAWWFNDTKDGMLEQMNALANTGLLSQFVGMLTDSRSFLSYTRHEYFRRILCSLLGEWVVRGEAPYDMELLGGMVENISYQNARHYFGFPSLKA, encoded by the coding sequence GTGAAACCGTTCTTGGATAACAACTTTTTGCTGACAAACGAGGTGGCGGAGCGGCTGTATCATGAGGTTGCCGCCAAACAGCCCATTATCGACTACCACTGCCACTTGAATCCGCAGGAGATTTATGAGAACAAGCGGTTCAACAATCTAACGGAGCTATGGCTATATGGCGATCACTACAAATGGCGGGCAATGCGCGCGAACGGCATTGCGGAACCGCTGGTGACCGGCGGAGACGGCGTCAGCGATTATGACCGGTTTCTGGCATGGGCGCGCACGGTCCCAAACACGCTTGGGAACCCGCTGTATCATTGGTCGCATCTGGAGCTTCAGCGGTATTTCGGCATCCATGATCTCATTAACGAGAAGAATGCGCCGTCGATCTGGGAGCGTGCCAACGCCCAGCTTCAGACGAATGCATTCACGGTGCGCGAGCTGATTCGCAGAAGCGATGTGCGCGTCATCTGTACCACGGATGATCCGGCGGATACATTGGAATATCATATCGGCATCCGGGAGCTCGAAGACTTTGATTGCGCGGTGCTGCCTTCGTTCCGCCCGGACAAGAGCTTGGAGATCCGCCGCGATACGTTCCTGCCATGGATTCAGCGGATGGAGAAGGCGACGGGATCTGCCATTGCGGATTATGACGGGCTGCTGGCTGCGCTCGGGGAGCGAGCGAATTTCTTCCACGAGGCGGGTTGTCTGGTATCCGATCACGCGCTGGACATCGTGCCGTTCGAAGAGACGACCGCGCAGGAAGTATCGGCTATATTCGCCAAAGCGCTTAGCGGGCAGCCGGTGAGCGCGGAAGAGGAGCGCAAATACAAGACGCATACGATGCTGTTCCTCGGCCGGCTCTATGCCAAGCTGGGCTGGACGATGCAGCTGCACATTCATGCAAGCCGGAATAACAACAGCCGGATGTTCGGTGCGATCGGTCCGGATACGGGCTATGATGCCATACATGACGGACAGCTCGCTTATCCGCTCGCCAGGCTGCTTGACCTGCTGGAGTCGGAAGGCTCGCTGCCCAAAACGATTCTGTATTCGCTCAATCCGAAGGATTACTACGTCATGTCTACGATTATGGGAAGCTTCCAGGACGGTTCGGCGCCGGGCAAAATGCAGCTGGGCTCGGCATGGTGGTTCAACGATACGAAGGATGGCATGCTGGAGCAAATGAACGCGCTGGCCAATACGGGCCTGCTCAGCCAGTTCGTCGGTATGCTGACCGATTCCCGCAGCTTCCTTTCCTACACGAGGCATGAATATTTCCGCCGGATCCTCTGCAGCCTGCTCGGCGAATGGGTGGTCCGCGGCGAAGCGCCTTATGACATGGAGCTGCTCGGCGGCATGGTGGAGAACATCTCTTATCAGAATGCCCGCCATTATTTTGGATTTCCGTCCTTGAAGGCGTAG
- a CDS encoding fumarylacetoacetate hydrolase family protein, giving the protein MSALDSIRNIYCVGRNYALHAKELGNDVPEQPMIFSKPTHALHPAEGILRLPGGVGEIHHELELVVRIGAPYEAGRPLGQLIDGIALGIDWTARDVQSALKEKRHPWLLAKGFKGSAVLSEFIPYEGDSRFSELQFSLTKNGATVQAGSPAEMIFSIQALVDYIGLHFGLDAGDIIYTGTPAGVGAVQDGDVIEMKLTPPGGAEISFGPLRIELQA; this is encoded by the coding sequence ATGTCCGCATTGGATTCCATCCGCAATATTTACTGTGTAGGCCGAAATTATGCGCTGCATGCCAAGGAACTAGGCAATGATGTACCCGAGCAGCCGATGATTTTCTCGAAGCCGACGCATGCCCTGCATCCGGCAGAAGGAATTCTTCGCCTTCCCGGCGGGGTCGGGGAGATCCATCATGAGCTCGAATTGGTCGTTCGCATCGGGGCGCCGTACGAGGCAGGCAGGCCGCTGGGGCAGCTGATTGACGGGATTGCGCTCGGCATTGACTGGACGGCCAGAGACGTGCAGTCGGCCTTGAAGGAGAAACGTCATCCGTGGCTGCTTGCCAAGGGCTTCAAAGGCTCCGCGGTATTGAGCGAGTTCATTCCCTACGAAGGGGACAGCCGCTTCTCGGAGCTGCAGTTCAGCTTAACGAAGAACGGAGCGACTGTTCAAGCCGGCTCGCCGGCCGAGATGATTTTCTCGATCCAAGCGCTGGTCGATTATATCGGCCTTCATTTTGGTTTGGATGCGGGGGACATCATTTATACCGGTACCCCTGCAGGCGTAGGAGCGGTGCAGGACGGCGATGTCATCGAGATGAAGCTAACGCCTCCAGGTGGCGCCGAGATATCCTTCGGTCCGCTTCGGATCGAGCTGCAGGCCTGA
- a CDS encoding PEP/pyruvate-binding domain-containing protein: MSVVPLEEAFDPLAYGGKAVQLGAALRAGLPVPAGYAISHESAIRIISGDETTIRELITAAGASSMRFAVRSSAVGEDGDYASFAGIYKTVLNIADGDRLLEAVRLIADSGRSPQAIAYQRKQGGSAPAPVGVIVQETIEADCSGVMFTRHPVTGEDERVIEACWGLGESIASGRIIPDLYTVSRGAASISVHIGDKETAIVPDELGGTHEVKLDPSLSRQACLTDEQARQLDGLAAQCEAVFGEALDIEWAYSNHRLYLLQCRKITV; the protein is encoded by the coding sequence ATGAGCGTCGTCCCCTTGGAGGAAGCGTTCGATCCGCTCGCATATGGCGGGAAAGCCGTTCAATTGGGGGCAGCCCTGCGGGCCGGATTGCCGGTACCCGCCGGTTATGCCATATCCCATGAAAGTGCCATCCGTATCATAAGCGGTGATGAGACAACCATCCGGGAGCTCATCACCGCTGCCGGCGCCTCGTCCATGCGGTTCGCCGTCCGTTCATCGGCCGTTGGCGAGGATGGGGATTATGCCAGCTTCGCCGGTATTTACAAGACCGTCTTAAACATTGCGGACGGGGACCGTCTGCTGGAAGCCGTTCGGCTCATTGCCGATTCCGGTCGTTCGCCGCAGGCAATCGCCTATCAACGAAAGCAAGGCGGATCGGCCCCGGCTCCCGTCGGCGTTATTGTACAAGAGACGATTGAAGCCGATTGCTCGGGAGTGATGTTCACCAGACATCCTGTAACAGGTGAAGACGAACGTGTTATCGAGGCATGCTGGGGGCTCGGCGAGAGTATCGCCTCCGGACGAATTATTCCCGACCTGTACACGGTGAGCAGAGGCGCCGCCTCGATCAGCGTTCATATCGGCGATAAAGAAACGGCAATCGTTCCTGATGAGCTCGGAGGGACGCATGAAGTGAAGCTCGACCCTTCCCTCAGCCGGCAAGCTTGCTTAACGGACGAACAGGCGCGTCAGCTCGATGGGCTTGCGGCACAGTGCGAGGCGGTATTCGGCGAGGCGCTCGATATCGAATGGGCTTACTCCAATCATCGGCTGTATCTGCTGCAATGCCGCAAAATAACGGTATGA
- a CDS encoding multidrug effflux MFS transporter gives MKATSSSKLNADNRSMPSAGRLWMAIILGGLSAFGPLCLDMYLPALPILASDLNTSVSLAQLSLTACMLGLSLGQLLAGPISDVRGRRFPLLIGLVVFAITSVLCVIADSIWLFLALRFVQGLAGAAGIVISRAIVRDLYSGTELTKFYAKLMLVNGAAPILAPIIGGFILKSASWRVVFIVLAVFGLVMLAGILFGLGESHPEGRRSKGGIGQTLRTFGGLFRDRSFMGYALTQGFVMAAMFAYISGSPFVLQEFFGVTPQTFSYIFAMNGLGIIAATQITGRLAGRIGESKLLKYGLSIAAFGGLLLFIVIAAGAGLYAVLIPLFLIVSSVGIVSTASFSLALQNHGQSAGTASALLGLLSLMIGGLAAPLVGLGGSGTALPLAIVILAAEAGAVLCYTILLRPAARGLQ, from the coding sequence ATGAAAGCTACTTCCTCGTCAAAATTAAACGCAGATAATCGTTCTATGCCTTCCGCCGGCCGTCTATGGATGGCGATCATTCTAGGCGGTCTTTCCGCATTCGGGCCGCTGTGCCTGGACATGTATTTGCCGGCCCTTCCCATACTGGCCAGCGATCTGAATACAAGCGTTTCGCTCGCCCAGCTTAGCTTGACCGCCTGCATGCTCGGCCTTTCGCTGGGACAGCTATTGGCTGGCCCGATCAGCGATGTTAGAGGCCGCCGCTTTCCGCTTCTGATCGGACTCGTCGTCTTCGCCATCACATCGGTATTGTGTGTAATCGCCGATTCGATCTGGCTCTTCCTGGCCTTGCGATTCGTTCAGGGGCTTGCCGGCGCAGCCGGCATCGTTATCTCCCGGGCCATCGTGCGGGATCTCTACTCGGGAACGGAGCTGACCAAGTTTTACGCGAAGCTCATGCTGGTCAATGGAGCTGCTCCGATTCTCGCGCCGATCATTGGCGGATTTATTCTGAAGTCGGCCTCTTGGCGGGTGGTTTTTATCGTGCTTGCCGTCTTCGGGCTGGTGATGCTTGCGGGCATCTTGTTCGGATTGGGAGAGTCGCATCCTGAAGGCCGGCGCTCGAAAGGCGGAATCGGCCAGACATTGCGGACGTTTGGCGGTCTATTCCGAGACCGGTCCTTCATGGGGTATGCGCTGACACAAGGCTTCGTAATGGCCGCTATGTTCGCCTATATATCCGGGTCGCCATTCGTGCTGCAGGAATTTTTCGGCGTTACGCCCCAGACGTTCAGTTATATCTTTGCCATGAACGGCCTAGGCATTATTGCCGCAACGCAAATTACCGGCCGATTAGCGGGACGCATCGGCGAATCGAAGCTGCTCAAGTACGGTTTGAGTATCGCCGCGTTCGGCGGATTGCTGCTGTTTATCGTCATTGCGGCGGGAGCGGGCTTATACGCTGTCTTAATCCCGCTGTTCCTGATCGTGTCGAGCGTCGGGATCGTATCCACGGCAAGCTTCTCGCTCGCGCTGCAGAATCACGGCCAATCCGCTGGCACGGCCTCCGCGCTGCTGGGATTGTTGTCCTTGATGATCGGCGGTTTGGCGGCGCCGCTTGTCGGTCTCGGCGGCAGCGGGACCGCCCTGCCGCTCGCGATCGTCATCCTCGCTGCGGAAGCGGGTGCAGTGCTCTGCTATACGATACTGCTGCGGCCGGCTGCAAGAGGCCTCCAGTAA